The DNA region GAGCCGCGCCAAGGCCAGCATGCCGTCTTGGCGGAGCGCCGACGCAAACTCCTCGCCGGCGAGGCCGTCAATCTGGTGGCCGCCGTAGGTGATGAAGTTGAACACGAAGCCGAGCTTGCCGAGCTCCTCGGGGAACCGACGCATGGCGTCATCGTTGAGTCCCGTCGTGTCCCAATTGAAGGACGGCGACAGGTTGTAGGCGAGCATCTTGTCGGGATAAACGGCGTGGATCGCGTCGGCGAAGATCTTCGCTTCGTGCAAGTCGGCGGTCTTCGTCTCCATCCACAAGATGTCGGCAAAGGGCGCGGCGGCCAGCGACTTGGCGATGGCGTAGTCGATGCCGCCACGCACTTGAAAGTAGCCGTCGGGGGTCTTTGCGTGCTCACAGTCCCAGACGACGTGCACGCCGATGCCGCGTGCCTTCTCACGAATCGCGTAGAACGAGGCGCGCGCCGCGAAGGTGAGCCACTCGGCTTCGCTCAACGGAAACTGCACGCCCTCGCTCGCGAGAAAGCGCATCTCCTCCGCGACGGCTTCGCCGTACGTCTTTACGTTGGCCTCTTTTTGCCAAACGTCGACGAGCCGATCGAAGACCTTGTCGAAGGCCGCGTCGGGGGAACGACGCCCTTCCTTCTCGTAGGCCGCGGCGGCGTCCGCCGCGAGCGCGAGGAGCCCGCGCTCCTCCAGCCAAGCGGCGGTCGCGGAACACTCGTCTTCCGAGAGGGCGTAGAGCTTGTGGCCCGTGAGCTCGAGGACTCCTTTGTCGTGAAGCGCGCGGAGGACACCGAGGGTGGCCGCCTTGAAGCTCGGCAAGTTGACGTTCGTGGCCCCCAGAATGAACGGCTGATCGCGTTCGTCGCTGCGGCCGTCGAGGAGCGTCGCCGACTCGGCGTCGGTGCGGGCCACGATGATCCCCGGCACCTGCATGATGTCGAGTTGAAACCGCGCGGCGCTGAGGCGCTTGATCTGCTCGTCTTCGGAGACGAGGACCTTGCCGCCCTGGTGGCCGCACTTCTTCACGCCGGGCTTCTGATCTTCGATGTGGTAGCCCGGCACCCCGACCTCGACGAAGCGGCGAACCAGGTTGCGTACGTGCGCGTCGCCGCCGTGCCCCGTGTCAGCGTCGGCGATGATGAAAGGCCGGAAGTCGACGTTCGGCGCGACGTTGCGTTGCTCGTCGGTCATGCGGGAGCGCGCGTGAAACTGATTGCGGTCCGCCGTAAGCAGCGCTCGCACGATGGGCGCAGCCTCATCGGGCACCTGGCTGAGCGGATAGCTAGCGAGGTCCGGTCCTGGGTCTTCCTGCACCGAGCCCTTGGCGCTGGTGGCCCAACCGCCGAGGTAGATGCCTTCGATGCCCATGCGCTTCATGGCCACGGCCTGGCCCGGCGAATACGGGCCGAAGGTCGTGATGCACTTTTTTCCCGTGTAGAGCTCACGGAGTCGCGCGTAAAAGGCCGACGACGCGTCGCGAGCGACGGCGTAGTCGTTCTGGATCGTCCCTCGTTGCTCGACCACCTCGCGCGGCGTGTAGAGGCGCGTGGTCTCGCGAAAGCGAGGCTGCTCGAAGTAGCGGCGCATCTCCGCGACTTGGTCTTCGAATGATTGCATCGACGCCGTTATACATCGGCGTTGGGCCGGGGCACGGCCCGTCGCGGCTCCGCGACACCGCGCGCCTCGCTTGATCCGGCCCCCGACGAGTTATCACACACTTGTCGACATTGTCCGCACGGCACGCGAGCTGCACGGCTCGGTGTGGAGGTTTCCCGATGCGTCTTTCGCTGCTTGTGCTGTTCGCGCCCCTCGCCGCCTCGCTTGCCGCTTGCTCGGGTTCGGGTTCCCCCGAGGGTGCGCCGTCGTCGTCGGACGAGCTTCGGCGAAGTGAGTTCGTTGACGTGACGGAACGCGATGACGACACGACGCTCTCCGTCGAAAAAGGCAAGAGCGTGCGCGTGACCTTGCCGGCCAACGCCACCACGGGCTACGCGTGGCGCGTCACCAGCACGAACCGCACCTTCGGCTATCCCTCGCCGCGGGACGGCACGTACGAGGGCGCGCACGACGGCCCCGTTGGCAGCGGCGGCCACCAAGTCTTCGTCTGGAAGACCAACGGCGCGCACCTCGAAGCCGCGGCAACGGTGCACCGCGTGACGCTTGAATACCGTCGCTCCTTCGAGAATGACGAGACACCGGCGCAGCGAACGTTTTCCTTCGGCGTGAAGATCAAGGCCGCTGGCGCCACCGACGAACCGGAGGCCCGACGCTGCCCGACGTCGAGCTCCATCAACTGCATGCCGCCGACAACGAACCCGCATTGCGCCTCCGACTTCCGCGCGTGGGCCCAGGCGAATTGCGGTGTCAGCTACCTCGACTGAGACGCGCGAGCTCGGTGGTGATGGCGGCGAGTTCGCCGAGGCGACGCTTCGCTCGCCCTTCAATGGCGTCGGCCAGAAGCTCGCCCGTCACCCCCAGGCGGACGGCAAAGTCGCTCATGGTGCCTACGGGGCCGCGCGCGAAGGCGCGCGCGACGGGACGCAGATCGAGGTCACCGCGAAGCGGCACGTCCGTTCCGGAGGGGTGCTCGCGGTTCAGGAGCTCGTGGGTGTACGTACCCCAGCGGCAAACGGCGTCCGTTGGCCGGAGGAATCGACGCCAGCGCTCGTGGAACGAGGCGAACGTCTCACCGGCCACGATGCGAGCCGCGTCGACCTCGAGGTGGATCGCCGTGGCGGGATTGAGCGGACCGCGGGGGGCGACGAAGGCCTGAAAGGCTTCGTGCTGGGGCAGCCGAACGGCGGACCATTGCACGACCTCATCGGGGCACGCGCCGCGGCGGCCCGCGCTGTAGGGCCAGGCGTTGGCCTCGGCGTGGACGCAAACGAGATCGCCTTCGTGAAGGAGCGACGGTAACCCGCGACGCTTCGGCGGCACCGTGCCCTTGCGGGGCGACCGGCGGTGGCGTGAGCCACCGCTTTGCGCCGCATAGGCGAGCTGCGACTCAACCATGGCGCGAAAGGGCTCAAGCAGCGCGAGGAACTTCTCCGGTTCGCCGTCGAGTACGCCGAGCACGTGCGCCA from Myxococcales bacterium includes:
- a CDS encoding isocitrate lyase family protein, with the protein product MQSFEDQVAEMRRYFEQPRFRETTRLYTPREVVEQRGTIQNDYAVARDASSAFYARLRELYTGKKCITTFGPYSPGQAVAMKRMGIEGIYLGGWATSAKGSVQEDPGPDLASYPLSQVPDEAAPIVRALLTADRNQFHARSRMTDEQRNVAPNVDFRPFIIADADTGHGGDAHVRNLVRRFVEVGVPGYHIEDQKPGVKKCGHQGGKVLVSEDEQIKRLSAARFQLDIMQVPGIIVARTDAESATLLDGRSDERDQPFILGATNVNLPSFKAATLGVLRALHDKGVLELTGHKLYALSEDECSATAAWLEERGLLALAADAAAAYEKEGRRSPDAAFDKVFDRLVDVWQKEANVKTYGEAVAEEMRFLASEGVQFPLSEAEWLTFAARASFYAIREKARGIGVHVVWDCEHAKTPDGYFQVRGGIDYAIAKSLAAAPFADILWMETKTADLHEAKIFADAIHAVYPDKMLAYNLSPSFNWDTTGLNDDAMRRFPEELGKLGFVFNFITYGGHQIDGLAGEEFASALRQDGMLALARLQRKFRLVESPYRTPQTLVGGPRADAALLSLSGRTSTTKAMGIGSTQFQHHVLTEVPPKLLEEWLDFWRLKHGVDGRLTVGLRPHTPGAQVLELAVVAPAGDKTANVVFEPIQDRYGRSILSIRDQNTFDKALRQKRLMSLCQLFLIHRYKIDSVHYLTPTEDNHRQTERMHRRGVFSSVNEEVGKIIVADVNKDRVKQLLDPESERAALKRFIADG
- a CDS encoding DTW domain-containing protein, yielding MTLADGREPRALCTSCGRPEVVCYCRFVTPLTSRTRVVILQHPRERSVPINTARIASLCLPEAELHVGLSFDGLSALSDAERPAVLLYPGDGAIDVEGARFEGPRTLVVVDGTWWQAKSLIGRNPALRSLPRVAFRPKAPSAYRIRREPALDYVSTVEALAHVLGVLDGEPEKFLALLEPFRAMVESQLAYAAQSGGSRHRRSPRKGTVPPKRRGLPSLLHEGDLVCVHAEANAWPYSAGRRGACPDEVVQWSAVRLPQHEAFQAFVAPRGPLNPATAIHLEVDAARIVAGETFASFHERWRRFLRPTDAVCRWGTYTHELLNREHPSGTDVPLRGDLDLRPVARAFARGPVGTMSDFAVRLGVTGELLADAIEGRAKRRLGELAAITTELARLSRGS
- a CDS encoding protease inhibitor I42 family protein, with translation MRLSLLVLFAPLAASLAACSGSGSPEGAPSSSDELRRSEFVDVTERDDDTTLSVEKGKSVRVTLPANATTGYAWRVTSTNRTFGYPSPRDGTYEGAHDGPVGSGGHQVFVWKTNGAHLEAAATVHRVTLEYRRSFENDETPAQRTFSFGVKIKAAGATDEPEARRCPTSSSINCMPPTTNPHCASDFRAWAQANCGVSYLD